A part of Aminivibrio pyruvatiphilus genomic DNA contains:
- a CDS encoding ATP-dependent helicase, with protein MTSAGSLLERLNPYQRQAVLEQGRATLVNACVGSGKTTVLICKALYEHTVNGVPLEDMVVLTFTNKAADEIRSRLAAAAPGAALESTAWFGTFHSVAMRMLQRILPVETLGYTPSFSVLDPDGLLEIAERLVVEHGLTIKYRNRLMKRLEACAAGRTLFGRMKREDGISALVELLAREKVLQNAMDFDDLIRNAAALAGESGWSPRWIIVDEFQDCDGAQMEFIRALASEETKLFAVGDPNQVIYSWRGGSRDIFSRFAREFRATEISLPLNYRSSSTILEAARCFLHDSSDLEGTRERGAGIVVRNHFNPFLEAEYLADRIRELHDGGMPWGDMAVFYRMQRQSGPLQAVFRRKGIPFTLSVRKTLKDIPVLQWLARLLSASVNGADRNGLVSALTDGRFGDGLAPAEAKDPAGAESELYDRVRSFPEWAGTGRGPLEIYEYFGLEHRLSPTSASFPENRRLVLAFLEKLGAFCREREGSFAGKAAEFLNSSALYGTEFFSPGGEEGSGDTVRLLTLHACKGLEFPVVFIIGVNEGLIPLHTYSPEGREEEKRLFFVGITRAKDYLELSCYTDPGEVRVLPGKSGFLSMIPSRLLEGGDDGPGRGDIRAYCRTLLENREKGGAGTVFGGAEDSSPSPPSPEGLPVRVRHPKYGEGVVESEDEETYTVAFGQYGVKSFLKDFCPLEFL; from the coding sequence ATGACGTCCGCCGGATCCCTCCTGGAGAGGCTGAACCCCTACCAGCGGCAGGCGGTGCTCGAGCAGGGCCGGGCCACCCTCGTCAATGCCTGCGTGGGCAGCGGCAAGACCACAGTCCTTATCTGCAAGGCCCTCTACGAGCACACGGTGAACGGGGTTCCCCTGGAGGACATGGTGGTGCTGACCTTCACGAACAAGGCGGCGGACGAGATACGGAGCCGCCTGGCAGCGGCTGCTCCCGGCGCCGCCCTGGAGAGCACCGCCTGGTTCGGCACCTTCCACAGCGTGGCCATGAGGATGCTCCAGCGTATTCTTCCTGTGGAGACCCTGGGCTACACCCCGTCCTTCTCGGTCCTTGACCCCGACGGGCTGCTGGAGATTGCCGAACGGCTGGTGGTGGAGCACGGGCTGACCATAAAGTACCGGAACAGGCTGATGAAGCGCCTGGAAGCCTGCGCCGCCGGAAGGACGCTCTTTGGCCGGATGAAGCGGGAAGACGGCATCTCCGCGCTCGTGGAGCTGCTCGCCCGGGAGAAAGTGCTCCAGAACGCCATGGACTTCGACGACCTCATCCGGAACGCCGCGGCGCTGGCGGGGGAAAGCGGGTGGTCCCCCCGGTGGATCATCGTGGACGAGTTCCAGGACTGCGACGGGGCCCAGATGGAATTCATCCGCGCCCTGGCGTCGGAGGAGACGAAGCTCTTCGCCGTGGGCGACCCCAACCAGGTGATCTACAGCTGGAGGGGTGGCAGCAGGGACATCTTCTCCAGGTTCGCCAGGGAGTTCCGCGCGACCGAAATTTCCCTTCCCCTCAACTACCGGTCCAGCTCCACCATCCTCGAGGCGGCCCGGTGCTTCCTCCATGATTCTTCGGACCTTGAAGGCACCCGGGAGCGGGGGGCGGGGATCGTGGTCCGAAACCACTTCAACCCCTTCCTCGAGGCGGAATACCTGGCTGACAGGATTCGGGAGCTTCATGACGGGGGAATGCCGTGGGGGGACATGGCGGTATTCTACCGGATGCAGCGCCAGTCGGGCCCCCTGCAGGCCGTTTTCCGCCGGAAGGGGATTCCCTTCACGCTCTCGGTCCGGAAGACCCTGAAGGACATCCCCGTGCTGCAGTGGCTCGCCCGCCTGCTGAGCGCCTCGGTGAACGGGGCCGACAGAAACGGCCTGGTCTCCGCCCTTACCGACGGCCGCTTCGGGGACGGCCTGGCGCCCGCGGAGGCGAAAGATCCTGCCGGGGCTGAATCGGAGCTGTATGACAGGGTCCGCTCCTTCCCGGAATGGGCCGGAACGGGACGGGGCCCCCTCGAAATTTACGAGTATTTCGGGCTGGAACACCGGCTGTCCCCCACGTCGGCCTCCTTTCCGGAAAACCGCAGGCTTGTCCTGGCATTTCTGGAGAAACTGGGCGCCTTCTGCAGGGAGAGGGAGGGGAGCTTCGCAGGAAAGGCAGCGGAGTTTCTCAACTCCTCGGCCCTGTACGGGACGGAGTTTTTCTCCCCCGGTGGCGAAGAGGGGAGCGGAGATACGGTCCGGCTCCTGACCCTCCACGCCTGCAAGGGTCTCGAGTTTCCCGTGGTGTTCATCATCGGGGTCAACGAGGGGCTCATCCCCCTCCACACCTATTCCCCGGAGGGGCGGGAGGAGGAAAAACGGCTCTTTTTCGTCGGCATCACCCGGGCGAAGGACTACCTCGAACTCTCCTGCTACACCGACCCCGGCGAAGTCCGGGTTCTTCCAGGGAAGAGCGGCTTCCTCTCCATGATCCCGTCCCGCCTGCTTGAAGGCGGCGACGACGGGCCGGGCCGGGGGGATATCCGGGCATACTGCAGGACGCTGCTGGAAAACAGGGAAAAGGGCGGAGCGGGGACCGTCTTCGGGGGAGCGGAAGACAGCTCGCCTTCGCCGCCGTCTCCGGAAGGGCTTCCGGTCAGAGTCCGCCACCCGAAATACGGCGAGGGAGTCGTGGAATCGGAGGATGAGGAAACCTACACGGTGGCGTTCGGGCAGTACGGGGTGAAATCCTTCCTGAAGGACTTCTGCCCCCTGGAGTTTCTCTAA
- a CDS encoding class I SAM-dependent methyltransferase gives MLFDELEAINSRPEPFGFYTARDLWTDGHISEKMLSFHLDGNVDVASRKTSFIRRSVEWITSHFGLSEKSSVIDFGCGPGLYTLPFAERGARVTGVDFSGRSIQSAVSAAGKKGLSIDYVLCDYLGFETEEKFDLILMIMCDFCALSPLQRRTMLRKFAGMLEPKGHVLFDVYSLETFDRREEISRFERNLMNGFWSAEDYYGFLNTFKYREEKVLLDKYTIVESRRIRTIYNWFQCYSPETLEAECARNGLKVTGLYSDVAGTPFDPRSAEFAAVAERL, from the coding sequence GTGCTGTTCGATGAGCTTGAAGCGATCAATTCCCGTCCTGAACCGTTCGGGTTCTATACTGCCCGGGATCTGTGGACCGACGGCCATATCTCGGAAAAAATGCTGTCATTCCACCTCGACGGAAATGTGGACGTCGCGTCCAGGAAGACGTCGTTCATCCGGAGGTCCGTGGAATGGATCACATCCCACTTCGGCTTGTCGGAGAAGTCTTCCGTCATCGACTTCGGATGCGGACCGGGCCTGTACACCCTGCCCTTTGCGGAGCGGGGGGCAAGGGTGACGGGCGTGGATTTCTCCGGACGGTCAATTCAATCCGCAGTCTCAGCCGCCGGAAAGAAAGGGCTTTCGATCGACTACGTGCTCTGCGACTACCTCGGATTCGAAACGGAGGAAAAATTCGACCTGATCCTGATGATCATGTGCGATTTCTGCGCCCTCAGTCCTCTGCAGCGGCGGACGATGCTGCGGAAATTTGCCGGCATGCTTGAACCGAAGGGACATGTGCTGTTCGATGTATACTCTCTTGAGACCTTCGACCGGAGGGAAGAAATCTCCCGCTTCGAACGGAACCTGATGAACGGCTTCTGGTCGGCGGAGGACTATTACGGCTTTCTGAACACCTTCAAGTACAGGGAGGAAAAAGTGCTGCTCGACAAGTACACGATCGTGGAATCCCGCCGGATACGGACCATATACAACTGGTTCCAGTGCTATTCTCCGGAAACCTTGGAAGCGGAGTGTGCCAGGAACGGGCTGAAGGTGACCGGGCTGTATTCCGACGTGGCGGGAACGCCCTTCGATCCCCGGTCAGCGGAATTCGCGGCCGTTGCAGAGCGTCTCTGA
- a CDS encoding ester cyclase, which produces MDCKAMVKEFYEQVASNNRVDEVERYVHPDCTLRTGEENIPIGLEGMRRHLEDVRKTYPDFRIRVIRQHQDGDFVISEVLMEGTHGGEWLGIRPTGKKIRITAVNIDRIAGGRIIEHGGAANTFDTFWAEGVIRAAE; this is translated from the coding sequence GTGGACTGCAAGGCGATGGTCAAAGAGTTTTACGAGCAGGTCGCATCCAATAACCGGGTCGATGAGGTGGAACGCTATGTCCACCCCGACTGTACCTTAAGAACGGGCGAGGAGAACATCCCCATCGGACTGGAGGGGATGAGGCGGCATCTGGAGGATGTCCGGAAGACCTACCCGGATTTCCGGATCCGGGTGATCCGCCAGCACCAGGACGGCGATTTCGTCATCTCGGAAGTCCTGATGGAGGGCACCCACGGCGGGGAATGGCTCGGCATCAGGCCGACGGGAAAGAAGATCCGGATCACGGCGGTCAACATAGACAGGATCGCCGGCGGCAGGATCATCGAGCACGGCGGAGCGGCCAATACCTTCGACACCTTCTGGGCGGAGGGGGTCATCCGGGCGGCGGAGTAG
- a CDS encoding DEAD/DEAH box helicase yields the protein MTGMEEFHKKIVHERVFPKREAVYTPFPDRMLPELRAFLESSGISMVYSHQGEMFDRAVDGENVIVTTSTASGKTLGFLLPVLQEILTNPAARAIFLYPTKALASDQFRSFVPLLEFFGPSRLQAGIYDGDTSSAERGRIRSSANIVLTNPEMLNATFLPNHGSYGFSFFFANLKYIVVDELHSYRGAFGSHLANVMKRLGRICGYYGSSPRFLCSSATIANPVELAENICGRPFSHVSRDGSPSPEKRFFLWQPPTARGTEFRVSPAREATGLLARLVRENSPFLAFCKSRNAVEVVLKEVRDRLKESAPESGGRDMASLVSGYRGGYRSLERRDIEEKMASGRLRGLVATNVLELGIDIGRIDTAVLVGFPGTRASFWQQAGRAGRKGRSASVVLLLDNLPLDQYLAIDPEWLFSGESESAVVDPDNLFIQVAHVRAAAAELPLSADDGALFPDLGEIVPVLLPGKELRKEQGKYFWSGGAYPAGDISLRNMDRTRYKLKNAADGSLLTEMDELQAFREIYRGAIYLHEGLQYLVESLDLNHTEALARPTEGNYYTVSCDMTEVHKIRDEKTEPLGRTLCGLGDVRVAYTTVGFRRQQFHNHQNLGMEMLDRPLGKSFDTEGFWIALPGEVRRLFLSLAPAPMPGFQFRKTYAEGLSFALLNAAMMAAMATPEDMGSALLAGDGPEGGRMSVCVFDMYAGGLGFSRKGFSLVRDILRRADRMIRGCPCRGGCPACVGDYHLDKRVVLWAIGSLFETLPPPGDVLSAGGGEGP from the coding sequence ATGACCGGCATGGAAGAGTTTCACAAAAAGATAGTCCACGAGCGGGTATTCCCGAAGCGGGAAGCGGTGTACACTCCCTTCCCGGACAGAATGCTGCCCGAACTGCGCGCCTTCCTTGAGAGCAGCGGGATCAGCATGGTTTATTCTCACCAGGGTGAGATGTTCGACCGGGCCGTGGACGGCGAAAACGTGATCGTCACCACCTCCACGGCCAGCGGCAAGACCCTGGGCTTCCTGCTCCCCGTCCTGCAGGAGATACTGACGAACCCGGCGGCCAGGGCGATCTTCCTGTACCCCACGAAGGCGCTGGCGAGCGACCAGTTCCGGAGCTTCGTCCCTCTCCTGGAATTCTTCGGCCCGTCCCGCCTCCAGGCGGGGATCTACGACGGGGACACCTCCTCCGCCGAGCGGGGCCGCATCCGGAGCAGCGCGAACATCGTCCTCACCAACCCCGAGATGCTCAACGCCACCTTTCTGCCGAACCACGGCAGCTACGGCTTCAGCTTTTTCTTCGCCAACCTGAAGTACATCGTGGTGGACGAGCTTCATTCCTACCGGGGGGCCTTCGGCTCCCATCTGGCCAACGTGATGAAGCGCCTCGGGCGGATCTGCGGGTACTACGGCTCCTCGCCCCGCTTCCTGTGCAGCTCCGCCACCATAGCCAATCCCGTGGAGCTCGCGGAGAACATCTGCGGCCGTCCCTTTTCCCATGTCTCCCGGGACGGCTCCCCGTCGCCGGAAAAGCGCTTTTTCCTCTGGCAGCCCCCCACCGCCCGGGGGACGGAGTTCCGCGTCTCACCGGCCCGGGAGGCCACGGGGCTTCTCGCCCGGCTTGTCCGGGAAAACTCGCCCTTTCTGGCCTTCTGCAAATCCCGGAACGCCGTGGAGGTCGTCCTGAAGGAAGTCCGGGACAGGCTGAAGGAATCAGCCCCGGAGTCCGGAGGGCGGGACATGGCCTCCCTGGTCTCCGGCTATCGGGGAGGATACAGGTCCCTGGAGCGGCGGGACATCGAGGAGAAAATGGCGTCGGGCAGGCTGCGGGGCCTCGTGGCCACCAACGTGCTGGAGCTGGGAATCGACATCGGGCGGATCGACACGGCCGTGCTCGTGGGGTTCCCCGGCACCCGGGCTTCCTTCTGGCAGCAGGCCGGACGGGCGGGGCGGAAGGGAAGGAGCGCGTCGGTGGTCCTGCTGCTGGACAACCTGCCACTGGACCAGTATCTCGCCATCGATCCGGAGTGGCTCTTCTCGGGAGAAAGCGAAAGCGCGGTGGTGGACCCGGACAACCTCTTCATCCAGGTGGCCCACGTGCGTGCCGCGGCGGCTGAGCTGCCCCTCTCCGCGGACGACGGGGCCCTTTTCCCGGACCTCGGGGAGATCGTGCCCGTCCTCCTTCCCGGAAAGGAGCTCCGGAAGGAGCAGGGAAAGTACTTCTGGTCCGGAGGGGCCTACCCGGCGGGGGACATCAGCCTGCGCAACATGGACAGGACCCGGTACAAGCTCAAGAACGCCGCCGACGGATCCCTTCTCACGGAGATGGACGAGCTCCAGGCCTTCCGGGAGATCTACCGGGGCGCCATCTACCTCCACGAGGGGCTCCAGTACCTGGTGGAGAGCCTGGACCTGAACCACACCGAGGCCCTGGCCCGGCCCACGGAGGGAAATTACTATACCGTCTCCTGCGATATGACCGAAGTGCACAAAATCAGGGACGAGAAGACCGAACCCCTGGGCAGGACCCTCTGCGGCCTCGGGGACGTGCGGGTGGCCTACACCACGGTGGGCTTCCGGCGGCAGCAGTTTCACAACCACCAGAACCTGGGCATGGAAATGCTCGACCGCCCGCTGGGCAAATCCTTCGATACGGAGGGATTCTGGATCGCCCTTCCCGGCGAGGTGCGGCGGCTGTTTCTCTCCCTGGCCCCTGCCCCGATGCCGGGATTCCAGTTCCGGAAGACCTACGCCGAAGGGCTGAGCTTCGCCCTGCTGAACGCCGCCATGATGGCCGCCATGGCCACACCGGAGGACATGGGCAGCGCCCTCCTGGCCGGGGACGGCCCCGAGGGGGGCAGAATGTCCGTGTGTGTCTTCGACATGTACGCCGGAGGCCTCGGGTTCTCACGCAAGGGGTTCTCCCTGGTGCGGGACATTCTCCGCAGGGCGGACCGGATGATCCGGGGATGCCCGTGCAGGGGCGGCTGTCCTGCCTGCGTGGGAGACTACCACCTGGACAAGAGGGTGGTCCTCTGGGCGATCGGCAGTCTTTTCGAGACTCTTCCTCCTCCCGGGGATGTGCTGTCGGCGGGAGGCGGTGAGGGGCCATGA